The following proteins come from a genomic window of Streptomyces sp. NBC_01716:
- a CDS encoding exonuclease SbcCD subunit D, with protein MRFLHTSDWHLGRSFHRVSLLDAQAAFLDHLVATALTREVDAVLVAGDVYDRAVPPLSAVELFDRALHRLAEARVPTVMISGNHDSARRLGVGAGLIDHAGIHLRTDPARCATPVVLPDAHGDVAFYGLPYLEPALVREEFKAAKAGHEAVLAAALDRVRADLAARPQGTRSVVLAHAFVAGGAASDSERDITVGGVSAVPAGTFDGVDYVALGHLHGSQTLTERVRYCGSPLAYSFSETDHRKTMWLVDLGPAGEIDAERIDCPVPRPLARLRGSLAGLLDDPALTRHEQAWIEATLTDPVRPAEPMARLVERFPHTLSLVFDPDRGDKDVVASYARRLEGRSDQEIAEDFVAHVRGGAGPDDRERTVLRGAFDHVRVENAVREVTG; from the coding sequence AGGCGGCATTCCTCGACCATCTCGTGGCGACCGCGCTGACGCGGGAGGTCGACGCGGTCCTCGTGGCGGGCGACGTGTACGACCGGGCGGTGCCGCCGCTCTCCGCCGTCGAGCTCTTCGACCGGGCCCTGCACCGGCTCGCCGAGGCGCGGGTGCCGACGGTGATGATCTCCGGGAACCATGACTCGGCCCGCCGCCTCGGCGTCGGCGCCGGACTCATCGACCACGCGGGCATCCATCTGCGCACCGACCCGGCCCGCTGCGCCACCCCGGTCGTGCTCCCCGACGCCCACGGCGACGTGGCCTTCTACGGACTGCCGTATCTCGAACCGGCCCTGGTCCGCGAGGAGTTCAAAGCGGCCAAGGCCGGACACGAGGCGGTCCTCGCGGCGGCCCTCGACCGCGTACGGGCCGACCTCGCCGCACGCCCGCAGGGCACCCGCTCCGTCGTCCTCGCGCACGCCTTCGTGGCAGGCGGCGCCGCCAGCGACAGCGAGCGCGACATCACCGTCGGCGGAGTGTCCGCCGTGCCCGCCGGCACGTTCGACGGCGTGGACTACGTGGCCCTCGGCCATCTGCACGGCTCACAGACCCTCACCGAGCGCGTCCGCTACTGTGGTTCACCCCTCGCGTACTCCTTCTCCGAGACCGACCACCGCAAGACCATGTGGCTCGTGGACCTCGGCCCCGCCGGTGAGATCGACGCCGAACGGATCGACTGTCCCGTGCCCCGCCCCCTCGCCCGCCTCCGCGGCTCCCTCGCCGGCCTCCTCGACGACCCGGCGCTCACCCGCCATGAACAGGCCTGGATCGAGGCGACCCTCACCGACCCCGTGCGTCCCGCGGAACCCATGGCACGCCTCGTGGAACGCTTCCCGCACACCCTCAGCCTCGTCTTCGACCCCGACCGGGGCGACAAGGACGTCGTCGCGTCCTACGCGCGGCGCCTCGAAGGCCGCAGCGACCAGGAGATCGCCGAGGACTTCGTGGCGCACGTACGCGGCGGCGCCGGGCCCGACGACCGGGAACGGACCGTGCTGCGCGGCGCCTTCGACCACGTACGGGTCGAGAACGCCGTGCGCGAGGTGACCGGATGA
- a CDS encoding SMC family ATPase, with the protein MRLHRLSITAFGPFADTQEVDFDTLCAAGIFLLHGATGAGKTSVLDAVCYALYDAVPGARQLKGGAAKDASLRSDHAPAGTYTEVQLELTLGGRRLEITRRPAQTRPKKRGTGVTTEKAQSLLREYDTPGSGTGNDAASTGWRALSRSHQEIGEEIGQLLGMSREQFCQVVLLPQGDFARFLRADAEARGKLLGRLFDTRRFAAVEDRLAELRRGAEQQVRAGDERLLGVAQRIAQASGTGVGVGGASGAAVEQPLPAQQPGDPGLAPAVLEWAAVARSTAYERGDIADSALAGAESRQAAARRLLESTRELARLQQRFADGQRRAEALEARRPQYEAARARLERARKADRVAPALALREDAERAHRTAAAALGRARAGLPAELTDTGADHLSALERKMIEELGRVDAARGAERRSAEISRERAELDRQARADDELLAEAGGWLAGWDATRRGHQERVETAQEAATRAEQLAGQLEPARGQLDAARARDALETRAAASQGLLNSARERANNAKETWLDLRERRLRGIAAELAAGLVPGEPCAVCGSADHPAPARPGAGQVDQAAEDAAFAASRSAEEAVAAAEREHASVREEYAAARSTAGGSTVAELAALTERLGREHTEAHRIAAGTHAAREALARAEREREDRLTAQQSAENRVAARTSRREALDREQTVLESELVRARGDAGSVAAHADRLAERARLLAEAADAVRDFDTTAQRLKDGDDRLADAAFRAGFDTPREAAAALLSEAEQRGLTHRMDDWQAEAATVADRLAESDARDAAERPPAGLDAALLSCEAAESALRAASSALDEARGRSAQLTELSRRAEEEVRRLGPLRTEYERVARLAALTAGTSTDNDRKMRLESYVLAARLEQVAAAATARLLRMSSGRYTLVHSDARGGGGKRSGLGLHVVDSWTGSARDTATLSGGETFFVSLALALGLADVVTDEAGGARLDTLFIDEGFGSLDDQTLDEVLDVLDSLRERDRSVGIVSHVADLRRRIPTQLEVTKSRRGSTVSLRTGGTDG; encoded by the coding sequence ATGAGACTCCACCGGCTGAGCATCACCGCTTTCGGCCCCTTCGCCGACACCCAGGAGGTCGATTTCGACACGCTCTGCGCCGCGGGGATCTTCCTGCTGCACGGCGCGACCGGCGCGGGGAAGACCTCCGTGCTCGACGCCGTCTGCTACGCGCTGTACGACGCCGTGCCGGGCGCGCGCCAGCTCAAGGGCGGCGCCGCCAAGGACGCCTCCCTGCGCAGCGACCACGCCCCGGCGGGCACCTACACCGAGGTTCAGCTCGAACTGACCCTCGGCGGACGGCGGTTGGAGATCACCCGCCGCCCCGCGCAGACACGCCCCAAGAAGCGCGGCACCGGCGTCACCACGGAGAAGGCGCAGAGCCTGCTCAGGGAGTACGACACCCCGGGCAGCGGCACGGGCAACGACGCCGCGAGCACCGGCTGGCGCGCGCTGAGCCGCTCCCACCAGGAGATCGGCGAGGAGATCGGCCAACTGCTCGGCATGAGCCGGGAGCAGTTCTGCCAGGTCGTCCTCCTGCCGCAGGGTGACTTCGCGCGCTTCCTGCGCGCCGACGCCGAGGCGCGGGGCAAGCTGCTCGGCCGTCTCTTCGACACCCGCCGGTTCGCCGCCGTGGAGGACCGGCTCGCCGAGCTGCGCAGGGGCGCCGAACAGCAGGTAAGGGCCGGGGACGAGCGGCTGCTCGGCGTCGCGCAGCGCATCGCCCAGGCGTCCGGCACGGGCGTCGGCGTGGGCGGTGCGTCCGGCGCGGCCGTCGAACAGCCGCTGCCCGCACAGCAACCCGGCGATCCGGGCCTCGCCCCCGCCGTCCTGGAATGGGCGGCCGTCGCCCGCTCCACGGCCTACGAGCGCGGAGACATCGCCGATTCGGCCCTCGCGGGCGCCGAGAGCAGACAGGCGGCGGCACGCCGGCTGCTCGAATCGACACGTGAACTGGCCAGGCTGCAACAGAGGTTCGCCGACGGACAGCGACGCGCCGAGGCCCTCGAAGCCCGCCGCCCTCAGTACGAGGCGGCGCGCGCCCGACTCGAACGGGCCCGCAAGGCCGACCGGGTGGCCCCCGCGCTCGCCCTGCGCGAGGACGCCGAGCGCGCGCACCGCACGGCCGCCGCCGCCCTCGGCCGGGCGCGCGCCGGCCTCCCCGCCGAACTCACCGACACCGGCGCCGACCATCTCTCCGCGCTGGAGCGGAAGATGATCGAGGAGCTGGGCCGCGTCGACGCCGCCAGGGGCGCGGAGCGCCGCAGCGCCGAGATCAGCAGAGAGCGCGCCGAGCTGGACCGCCAGGCCCGCGCCGACGACGAGCTGCTGGCGGAGGCCGGGGGCTGGCTCGCCGGCTGGGACGCCACTCGCCGGGGCCACCAGGAACGCGTCGAGACGGCCCAGGAGGCCGCCACCCGCGCCGAACAGCTCGCGGGACAACTCGAACCGGCGCGCGGACAACTCGACGCCGCCCGCGCGCGAGACGCGCTCGAAACACGGGCCGCCGCGTCGCAGGGCCTCCTCAACAGCGCCCGCGAGCGCGCGAACAACGCCAAGGAGACCTGGCTCGACCTGCGCGAGCGCCGGCTGCGCGGCATCGCCGCCGAACTCGCCGCCGGTCTCGTGCCGGGCGAACCGTGCGCGGTCTGCGGCTCCGCCGACCATCCGGCACCCGCCCGCCCCGGCGCGGGCCAGGTCGACCAGGCGGCGGAGGACGCCGCGTTCGCCGCGTCCCGAAGCGCCGAGGAGGCGGTCGCCGCGGCCGAGCGCGAACACGCCTCCGTACGAGAGGAGTACGCGGCGGCCCGCTCCACGGCCGGCGGATCCACCGTCGCCGAACTGGCCGCGCTCACCGAGCGCCTGGGCCGCGAACACACCGAGGCGCACCGTATCGCCGCCGGCACGCACGCGGCCCGCGAGGCGCTCGCCCGCGCCGAACGAGAGCGCGAGGACCGGCTCACCGCACAGCAGTCGGCCGAGAACCGCGTCGCGGCCCGTACCTCACGGCGCGAAGCGCTCGACCGCGAACAGACCGTCCTCGAATCGGAACTGGTCCGCGCCCGGGGCGACGCCGGCAGCGTCGCCGCGCACGCCGACCGGCTGGCGGAAAGGGCGCGGCTGCTCGCCGAAGCGGCCGACGCCGTAAGGGACTTCGACACCACGGCCCAGCGCCTCAAGGACGGCGACGACCGGCTCGCGGACGCCGCCTTCCGGGCCGGGTTCGACACCCCCCGCGAGGCAGCGGCGGCGCTGCTGTCCGAGGCAGAGCAACGCGGCCTGACCCACCGGATGGACGACTGGCAGGCCGAGGCGGCCACCGTCGCCGACCGGCTCGCCGAGTCCGACGCGCGCGACGCCGCCGAGCGACCGCCCGCCGGGCTCGACGCGGCGCTGCTGTCCTGCGAGGCGGCCGAATCGGCGCTGCGCGCCGCGTCCTCGGCGCTCGACGAAGCCCGCGGGCGGAGCGCCCAGCTGACCGAACTGTCCCGGCGGGCCGAGGAGGAGGTACGGCGCCTCGGCCCCCTCCGTACGGAGTACGAGCGGGTGGCCCGCCTCGCCGCGCTCACCGCCGGCACGTCCACCGACAACGACCGCAAGATGCGCCTGGAGTCGTACGTCCTGGCCGCCCGGCTCGAACAGGTCGCCGCGGCGGCCACGGCGCGGCTGCTGCGCATGTCCTCGGGCCGCTACACCCTGGTCCACTCCGACGCGAGAGGCGGTGGCGGGAAGCGGTCAGGACTCGGACTCCATGTGGTCGACTCCTGGACGGGCAGCGCGCGGGACACGGCGACGCTCTCGGGCGGCGAGACGTTCTTCGTCTCCCTCGCCCTCGCGCTGGGCCTCGCCGACGTCGTCACCGACGAGGCGGGCGGCGCGCGCCTGGACACCCTCTTCATCGACGAGGGCTTCGGCAGCCTGGACGACCAGACGCTGGACGAGGTCCTGGACGTGCTGGACTCGCTGCGCGAACGCGACCGGAGCGTCGGGATAGTCAGCCATGTCGCCGACCTCCGCCGCCGGATCCCCACCCAGCTGGAGGTGACGAAGTCACGGCGGGGCTCGACGGTCAGTCTCCGTACGGGTGGTACGGACGGCTGA
- a CDS encoding SDR family oxidoreductase gives MPQLPHPAAESLRREHMPLRGRTALVTGASRRSGIGYAVARRLAAYGASVYLHHHVPHDETKPWGADPDGPEGVAAGVREALGYPGAVVEHGPGDLSDPEGPAKVFRTAREALGGVVDILVANHARSGSDGTLWEIDADMLDAHWATNTRSVIQLVQEYAKARVAHPVRIRHGSRVVMMTSGQNLRGGMPGEIAYSLSKGALASATHTLAASLGHAGITVNTVNPGPVDTDYLTGEAYDRIAGMFPAGRWGMPDDPARLIAWLATDEAAWITGQVINSEGGFLLSGEHFKPVPGGPWPRERPADLPRTLPADLPRPLPEDRL, from the coding sequence ATGCCTCAACTTCCCCACCCCGCCGCCGAATCCCTCCGCCGTGAGCACATGCCCCTGCGGGGCCGTACCGCCCTCGTCACCGGCGCCAGCCGGCGCTCCGGCATCGGGTACGCCGTCGCCCGGCGGCTCGCCGCGTACGGCGCGAGCGTCTACCTCCACCACCATGTGCCGCACGACGAGACGAAGCCCTGGGGAGCGGACCCGGACGGTCCCGAAGGTGTTGCCGCCGGGGTGCGCGAAGCCCTCGGGTATCCGGGCGCCGTCGTGGAGCACGGGCCCGGTGACCTGTCCGACCCCGAGGGTCCCGCGAAGGTCTTCAGGACGGCCCGTGAGGCGCTCGGCGGAGTGGTCGACATCCTGGTGGCCAACCACGCCCGCAGCGGCTCGGACGGCACCCTCTGGGAGATCGACGCGGACATGCTCGACGCCCACTGGGCGACCAACACCCGTTCGGTCATCCAGCTGGTCCAGGAGTACGCCAAGGCGCGCGTCGCCCATCCGGTACGGATCCGGCACGGCAGCCGCGTCGTGATGATGACCTCCGGGCAGAACCTGCGGGGCGGCATGCCGGGGGAGATCGCCTACAGCCTGTCCAAGGGGGCCCTCGCCTCGGCGACCCACACCCTGGCCGCCTCGCTCGGCCACGCCGGGATCACGGTCAACACGGTCAACCCCGGCCCCGTGGACACGGATTACCTCACCGGCGAGGCGTACGACCGGATCGCCGGGATGTTCCCGGCCGGACGGTGGGGGATGCCCGACGACCCGGCACGGCTGATCGCCTGGCTCGCCACGGACGAGGCGGCGTGGATCACGGGCCAGGTCATCAACTCGGAGGGCGGCTTCCTGCTGAGCGGCGAGCACTTCAAGCCCGTACCCGGTGGCCCGTGGCCTCGGGAGCGCCCGGCGGACCTGCCACGAACGCTCCCCGCGGATCTGCCACGACCGCTCCCGGAAGACAGGCTTTAG
- a CDS encoding DUF885 domain-containing protein codes for MPDTSSSALPRQVADAYVDALIELDPITGTFLGVAASSSRLPDYSPAGARALAELARETLAELDIATKLPGADSDQERRCARLLRERLTAELAVHDADEQLRAVSNIHSPAHHIRDIFTVTPTGTEEDWAAVAQRLRAVPAALDGFRESLALGLERKLLGGPRPTATFIGQLTEWAGDGRGWFEEFASAGPDSLRTELDAAAVAATGAVAELRDWMRDVYAPAVESAPDTVGRERYARWSRYFNGTDLDLDEAYAYGWSEYHRLYAEMTTEAAKILPGASPWEALAHLDEHGKHIEGVEEVREWLQSLMDEAIEALDGTHFELADRVRKVESRIAPPGGAAAPYYTGPSEDFSRPGTTWLPTMGETRFPVYDLVSTWYHEGVPGHHLQIAQWTHVADQLSRYQASVGSVSANAEGWALYAERLMDELGFLPDAERRLGYLDAQMMRACRVIVDIGMHLELEIPEDSPFHPGERWTPALAQEFFGMHSGRPAEFVESELTRYLSMPAQAIGYKLGERAWLLGRANARERHGDAFDAKAWHMAALSQGSLGLDDLVDELSKL; via the coding sequence ATGCCAGACACTTCCAGCAGCGCGCTGCCCCGCCAGGTCGCCGACGCCTATGTCGACGCACTCATCGAACTCGATCCGATCACCGGTACCTTCCTGGGCGTCGCGGCAAGTTCGAGCCGCCTTCCCGATTACTCACCGGCCGGAGCGCGGGCGCTCGCCGAACTCGCGCGCGAGACCCTCGCCGAACTCGACATCGCCACGAAGCTGCCCGGGGCCGACAGCGACCAGGAACGCCGCTGCGCCAGGCTGCTCCGGGAACGGCTGACCGCCGAACTCGCCGTCCACGACGCCGATGAGCAGCTGCGCGCCGTCAGCAACATCCACTCCCCGGCCCACCACATCCGCGACATCTTCACCGTGACGCCGACCGGGACGGAGGAGGACTGGGCGGCTGTGGCCCAGCGCCTGCGCGCCGTACCGGCCGCGCTGGACGGGTTCCGGGAGTCGCTGGCCCTCGGCCTGGAGCGGAAGCTGCTGGGCGGGCCCCGGCCGACCGCGACGTTCATCGGCCAGCTCACGGAGTGGGCGGGCGACGGCCGCGGCTGGTTCGAGGAGTTCGCGTCGGCCGGACCCGACTCGCTGCGTACGGAGCTGGACGCCGCGGCGGTCGCCGCCACCGGCGCCGTCGCCGAACTGCGCGACTGGATGCGCGATGTGTACGCACCCGCCGTCGAGTCCGCGCCCGACACCGTGGGCCGTGAGCGCTACGCCCGCTGGTCGCGGTATTTCAACGGCACGGACCTCGATCTCGACGAGGCGTACGCCTACGGCTGGTCCGAATACCACCGGCTGTACGCGGAGATGACCACCGAGGCAGCCAAGATCCTGCCCGGCGCGTCCCCCTGGGAGGCGCTGGCCCATCTCGACGAGCACGGGAAGCACATCGAGGGGGTGGAGGAGGTACGCGAGTGGCTCCAGTCCCTGATGGACGAGGCCATCGAGGCGCTGGACGGCACGCACTTCGAACTCGCCGACCGGGTACGGAAGGTGGAGTCCCGCATCGCCCCGCCCGGCGGTGCGGCGGCGCCGTACTACACCGGTCCCTCGGAGGACTTCTCCCGTCCCGGGACCACCTGGCTGCCGACGATGGGTGAGACGCGATTCCCGGTGTACGACCTGGTCTCGACCTGGTACCACGAGGGCGTCCCCGGCCATCACCTCCAGATCGCGCAGTGGACCCATGTCGCCGACCAGCTCTCCCGCTACCAGGCGTCCGTGGGCAGTGTCAGCGCGAACGCCGAGGGCTGGGCGCTGTACGCGGAGCGGCTGATGGACGAGCTGGGCTTCCTGCCGGACGCGGAGCGCAGGCTCGGCTATCTCGACGCGCAGATGATGCGTGCCTGCCGGGTCATCGTGGACATCGGCATGCATCTGGAGCTGGAGATCCCGGAGGACTCGCCGTTCCACCCGGGTGAGCGCTGGACGCCCGCTCTGGCGCAGGAGTTCTTCGGTATGCACAGCGGCAGGCCGGCGGAGTTCGTGGAGAGCGAGCTGACCCGCTATCTGTCGATGCCCGCCCAGGCGATCGGCTACAAGCTGGGTGAGCGGGCGTGGCTGCTGGGCCGCGCGAACGCGCGCGAGCGGCACGGCGACGCGTTCGACGCGAAGGCGTGGCACATGGCGGCGCTGTCGCAGGGGTCGCTGGGGCTGGACGATCTGGTGGACGAGCTGTCCAAGCTGTGA